One Mycobacterium kubicae genomic window carries:
- a CDS encoding thioesterase II family protein, whose translation MTPVALVCFHHAGGGAASFHPLRRALADSGAELAFTAVTLPGRESRRDEPRHVDAENCVRALGDELDELLRRPHILLGHSMGAILAYLLAQQRISRGLRAPEAVIVASCRAPHLPSPRLDLQLLDDYELAIELARYGGLPTEVLNRPDWLALLMPTVRDDLRICQSQWGTDAPPLPCPLHIVGGFGDTVAPPDTVAAWVSHSVQPAPVRFFPGGHFLFRSPEPALVAAIARVAEEAARERSPLP comes from the coding sequence ATGACGCCCGTTGCATTGGTGTGCTTTCACCACGCCGGTGGCGGGGCCGCGTCGTTTCATCCGCTGCGCCGAGCGTTGGCGGACAGCGGCGCCGAGCTGGCGTTTACGGCGGTGACACTGCCGGGACGGGAGTCGCGCCGCGACGAGCCCCGCCATGTCGACGCCGAGAACTGCGTGCGGGCGCTCGGTGACGAACTCGACGAGCTACTGCGTCGGCCCCACATTCTGCTGGGTCACAGCATGGGCGCCATACTGGCATACTTGCTTGCGCAACAACGGATCTCACGTGGCCTGCGGGCACCGGAAGCGGTCATCGTCGCGTCCTGCCGCGCCCCGCACCTACCCTCTCCCCGGCTTGATCTGCAGCTGCTCGACGATTACGAGCTGGCCATCGAGCTTGCGCGCTATGGCGGGCTGCCGACCGAAGTCCTGAACCGTCCGGACTGGCTGGCGCTGCTGATGCCTACGGTGCGTGACGATCTGCGGATCTGCCAGTCCCAGTGGGGAACTGATGCGCCACCGCTGCCATGTCCACTGCACATCGTCGGGGGCTTCGGTGACACTGTGGCGCCGCCTGACACGGTGGCCGCCTGGGTGTCGCACTCGGTGCAGCCTGCGCCGGTTCGCTTTTTCCCCGGCGGCCACTTCCTATTCCGTTCCCCGGAACCGGCGTTGGTAGCCGCCATTGCACGTGTCGCCGAGGAGGCGGCGCGGGAAAGGAGCCCACTCCCGTGA
- a CDS encoding type I polyketide synthase — protein sequence MPIAVVGVDCRFPGAPDKDAFWRLLMEGAVTDSEVPSQRWDVDAYYRTDGAPGSMNTRRGHFLDNVDTFDNDFFGIAPIEAGGLDPQQRLLLESSWRAIEDAGIDPRSLTGTPTGVFVGIMSSEWSNLQILDFAGLTAFRGTGSGYFMTANRISYHLGLTGPSVAIDSACSSSLTAVHQGCAALRSGDADTVIAAGANLILTPSLSIFYTQAGLSAPDGRCKPFGLGADGIGRGEGVAAVVLRRLEDALADGQPIYAVVKSSVINHDGRSNGITAPSRRSQVELMRRALSLAEVDAGDIGFVEAHGTGTVLGDMIEANALGDVHKTRAGEPCLLGSVKGNIGHTEGSAGIAAFIKTCLALHHGVLPPTVFGGSANPALRLTEHGLQLADGPRKLPVDGTLGAVSSFGLGGSNAHAVLETAPPTALPAPGATGVLTISAPSVQALRRNAESMTAALQKLDTTQVASWCRSTNVVKRSNRHRLAVAGDRDTLVDGIRQFAAGAGDHLVSSAPLHRAPPSVGLLFSGQGAQYPGMTRRLYDAHPRYRENLDSAAAALDPHLGSDLLAAIFGPAPGLDHTSLAQPALFAVSYALGKTLLQSGIRVPFGIGHSVGEIAAACLAGVLTLHTAAKLIATRARLMGALPPGGAMIAVDLGVEQVKALVAEEPGCGIAAVNGPHSLTISGDADAVARVQTTVRQRGGKAVNLAVSHAFHSPLMEPMVADFRRETAGLQPAPAEFPLFSTVLGREVNGTEMTVDYWAAQICSPVLFFDAVQAALRTGRVDYLAEAGPKSALLTLARRGGLPPQTRSLMLCSGPDSDGTELLGVAATLMRDGYSPDLTALYGGPAGPRHRIPPYVFDTSRRFWFDGPVSYPSQLVRSAAAQQGDRVDEPADAEQPQTGTRGGVLALIADVGGYSVTTLSRSQRLADDLGYDSLLQLRLLDRLRAEYPPLLDTTVAEVLPRIHSVGDLIDFVMERLDEAGTAP from the coding sequence ATGCCGATCGCCGTGGTCGGTGTCGATTGCCGCTTTCCCGGCGCGCCCGACAAGGACGCGTTCTGGCGATTGCTGATGGAGGGCGCAGTGACCGACAGCGAAGTGCCCTCGCAGCGTTGGGATGTTGACGCCTATTACCGGACCGACGGTGCCCCCGGATCGATGAACACCCGGCGCGGCCATTTTCTCGACAACGTTGACACATTCGACAACGACTTCTTCGGGATAGCGCCCATCGAAGCCGGGGGGCTTGACCCCCAGCAGCGCCTGCTCCTGGAATCATCTTGGCGCGCAATCGAAGATGCCGGAATCGACCCGCGGTCGCTGACCGGCACGCCGACCGGAGTTTTCGTCGGCATCATGTCAAGCGAGTGGAGCAACCTACAAATTCTCGACTTCGCCGGCCTCACCGCGTTCCGCGGCACGGGCAGTGGCTATTTCATGACTGCTAACCGTATCTCCTACCACCTGGGCCTCACCGGACCAAGCGTGGCCATCGATTCGGCGTGCTCGTCATCACTGACAGCCGTCCACCAGGGCTGCGCAGCCCTTCGCTCGGGCGACGCCGATACCGTCATCGCAGCCGGTGCGAATCTCATTCTGACGCCCTCGCTTTCGATCTTCTACACCCAGGCAGGGCTGTCCGCGCCGGATGGTCGCTGCAAGCCGTTCGGGCTGGGCGCCGACGGCATCGGGCGAGGCGAGGGTGTTGCCGCGGTGGTGTTGCGCCGACTCGAGGACGCCCTTGCCGACGGGCAACCTATCTATGCCGTCGTAAAGAGTTCGGTCATCAACCACGACGGCCGCAGCAACGGGATCACGGCCCCGAGCCGCCGGTCGCAGGTGGAGCTGATGCGTCGGGCTCTGAGCCTGGCAGAGGTCGATGCCGGAGATATCGGCTTCGTCGAGGCGCACGGCACCGGCACGGTGCTGGGCGACATGATCGAAGCCAACGCCCTTGGCGACGTGCACAAGACGCGAGCCGGCGAGCCCTGCCTGCTCGGTTCCGTGAAGGGAAACATCGGACACACCGAAGGCAGTGCGGGGATCGCGGCGTTCATCAAGACGTGCCTGGCGTTGCACCATGGGGTGCTGCCGCCAACAGTGTTCGGCGGCAGCGCCAATCCGGCCTTGCGACTGACCGAGCACGGTCTGCAATTGGCCGACGGTCCGCGGAAACTGCCGGTGGACGGCACGCTGGGCGCGGTGAGTTCGTTCGGTCTTGGCGGCAGTAACGCCCACGCGGTATTGGAGACGGCGCCGCCCACGGCGCTGCCCGCCCCGGGTGCGACCGGCGTCCTTACCATCTCGGCGCCGTCGGTGCAGGCGCTGCGGCGCAACGCGGAGTCGATGACGGCCGCGCTGCAGAAGCTCGACACCACGCAAGTGGCCTCCTGGTGCCGCTCGACCAACGTCGTCAAGCGCTCAAACCGGCATCGCCTTGCCGTTGCGGGCGACCGCGACACCCTGGTCGACGGGATCCGCCAATTTGCGGCCGGCGCCGGTGACCATCTGGTGTCGTCCGCCCCGCTGCACCGGGCCCCGCCCAGCGTCGGGCTCCTGTTCTCGGGTCAGGGTGCCCAGTACCCAGGCATGACGCGGCGGCTCTACGACGCGCATCCGAGGTACCGGGAGAATCTCGACTCCGCGGCGGCCGCGCTGGATCCGCACCTTGGATCCGATCTGCTCGCAGCGATCTTCGGCCCCGCGCCCGGCCTTGATCACACCAGTCTCGCGCAGCCAGCATTGTTCGCCGTGTCCTACGCGCTGGGAAAGACTCTGTTACAGAGCGGAATCCGAGTGCCCTTCGGGATCGGCCACAGCGTGGGAGAAATCGCCGCCGCCTGCCTGGCCGGTGTACTGACCCTGCACACCGCCGCAAAGCTCATCGCGACCAGAGCGCGACTGATGGGCGCGTTGCCACCAGGTGGGGCAATGATCGCGGTTGACCTCGGCGTTGAGCAGGTGAAAGCACTCGTCGCTGAGGAACCCGGGTGTGGGATCGCGGCGGTCAATGGGCCGCACTCCCTGACCATCTCTGGTGATGCCGATGCCGTGGCTCGAGTGCAAACAACGGTTCGGCAACGGGGCGGCAAAGCAGTGAACCTGGCGGTGTCACACGCCTTTCACTCGCCGCTGATGGAGCCGATGGTGGCCGACTTCCGGCGCGAGACAGCCGGACTCCAACCAGCGCCCGCCGAGTTTCCGCTGTTCTCCACGGTGCTGGGCCGCGAGGTCAATGGCACAGAGATGACGGTCGACTACTGGGCCGCGCAGATCTGTTCTCCGGTGCTGTTCTTCGACGCGGTACAAGCTGCTTTGCGGACCGGACGCGTCGACTATCTCGCCGAGGCCGGTCCGAAATCAGCGCTGCTCACCCTTGCCCGACGGGGCGGACTTCCGCCGCAGACCCGCTCGCTCATGCTGTGCAGCGGACCGGATTCGGACGGGACGGAACTGCTCGGTGTGGCTGCAACGTTGATGCGCGACGGCTACTCACCGGATCTGACGGCGCTGTACGGCGGACCGGCCGGGCCGCGGCATCGGATCCCGCCGTATGTCTTCGATACTTCCCGCCGGTTCTGGTTCGACGGTCCAGTCAGCTACCCCTCACAGCTGGTGCGGTCCGCCGCGGCGCAACAAGGCGATCGAGTCGACGAGCCTGCGGATGCCGAGCAACCGCAGACCGGTACGCGGGGCGGGGTGCTCGCGCTGATCGCCGATGTCGGCGGCTATTCGGTCACCACGCTCAGCCGATCTCAACGGCTCGCGGATGACTTGGGTTACGACTCGTTGCTGCAGCTTCGCCTCTTGGATCGGCTGCGTGCGGAGTATCCGCCACTACTGGACACCACTGTCGCCGAGGTGCTGCCGAGGATCCACAGCGTCGGTGATCTCATCGACTTCGTGATGGAGCGGCTCGATGAGGCCGGTACAGCACCATGA
- a CDS encoding acyl carrier protein, with the protein MRTAHPEYQELVDWLSAKVAAQLNVTPDTIEIDCPLADYGIDSAASLTLCADLEVEMGIPVETTIVWDYATIDAIAAYLVTEGVLQ; encoded by the coding sequence ATGAGGACTGCACACCCCGAGTACCAGGAGCTCGTGGACTGGCTGTCCGCGAAGGTGGCCGCCCAGCTCAATGTCACACCGGACACCATCGAAATCGACTGCCCGTTAGCGGATTACGGGATTGACTCCGCGGCGAGCCTGACGCTGTGCGCCGATCTGGAGGTCGAGATGGGAATACCCGTCGAAACCACGATTGTGTGGGATTACGCCACCATTGATGCCATCGCGGCGTACCTCGTCACCGAGGGCGTGCTGCAATGA